The following proteins are co-located in the Trichormus variabilis 0441 genome:
- the clpS gene encoding ATP-dependent Clp protease adapter ClpS, translating into MSVETIEKRSTSRKLAPRYRVLLHNDDYNSMEYVVQVLITTVPSLTQPQAVSIMMEAHTNGLALVITCAQEHAEFYCETLKDHGLSSTIEPDE; encoded by the coding sequence GTGTCAGTCGAAACCATTGAGAAGCGTTCCACATCCCGCAAGCTCGCGCCTCGGTATCGCGTTTTGCTCCATAACGATGACTACAACTCTATGGAGTATGTGGTGCAAGTACTAATCACCACCGTGCCGAGCCTAACCCAGCCTCAAGCTGTGAGTATTATGATGGAAGCCCACACTAATGGGCTTGCCTTAGTTATTACCTGCGCTCAAGAACACGCAGAATTTTACTGCGAAACCCTCAAAGATCACGGTCTTAGCAGTACCATCGAACCCGATGAATAA
- a CDS encoding pyridoxal phosphate-dependent aminotransferase, with protein sequence MQFAKRLEKIPPYLFAEINRKREALIAQGVDIINIGVGDPDKPTPAHILQAMREAIDEASNHNYPPYEGTQEFREAAVKWMERRFGVVDLNPNTEVVSSIGSKEAIHNTFLAFVEAGDYTLIPDPGYPVYRTSTIFAGGEPFTMPLKAENKFLPDLDLIPEEVARKAKMLWVNYPNNPTGALATLEFFEELVAFCQQHSILLCHDHAYSEMAYDGYKPPSVLQIPGAKDIAIEFHSLSKSYNMTGWRIGFAVGNAYAIQGLSQVKTNVDSGVFKAIQKAAIAAYNTDEVELQAVMSVYQNRRDIIVKGLQSLGWPIEPPKATLYVWVPVPPGYTSTEFTTLLLDKCGIVVPPGVGYGVSGEGYFRIALTICEERLHEAIQRMQDAGIRYS encoded by the coding sequence ATGCAGTTTGCTAAACGTTTAGAAAAAATTCCTCCTTATTTGTTTGCTGAAATTAACCGTAAACGGGAAGCACTGATTGCCCAAGGAGTTGACATCATTAATATAGGAGTCGGTGATCCTGATAAGCCAACTCCTGCTCATATTCTCCAGGCGATGCGTGAGGCAATTGATGAAGCTTCTAACCATAACTATCCACCTTACGAAGGCACACAAGAGTTTAGAGAAGCAGCCGTAAAGTGGATGGAACGTCGATTTGGGGTAGTGGATTTAAATCCCAACACGGAAGTTGTTTCTTCTATTGGTTCCAAAGAGGCTATACATAATACTTTTTTAGCTTTTGTGGAAGCAGGAGATTACACATTAATACCAGATCCTGGTTATCCCGTGTATAGAACTTCCACGATTTTTGCTGGGGGCGAACCTTTCACCATGCCTCTGAAAGCGGAAAATAAATTTTTACCCGATTTAGATTTAATCCCTGAGGAAGTTGCCCGTAAAGCGAAAATGTTGTGGGTTAATTATCCTAACAACCCTACTGGGGCTTTAGCAACACTAGAGTTTTTTGAGGAATTAGTAGCTTTTTGTCAGCAGCACAGTATTTTGTTGTGCCATGATCATGCTTATTCAGAAATGGCGTATGATGGCTACAAACCACCAAGTGTCCTGCAAATTCCAGGTGCGAAGGACATTGCCATTGAGTTTCACAGTCTATCGAAGTCATACAATATGACAGGCTGGAGGATTGGATTTGCGGTTGGTAATGCCTATGCTATTCAGGGCTTGAGTCAGGTAAAAACGAATGTTGACTCTGGAGTATTTAAAGCAATTCAAAAAGCTGCGATCGCAGCTTACAACACCGATGAAGTAGAACTACAAGCTGTGATGTCAGTTTACCAAAATCGTCGTGACATTATTGTTAAGGGATTGCAATCTTTAGGATGGCCTATCGAACCACCAAAAGCTACTCTTTATGTTTGGGTTCCTGTACCGCCTGGATACACCTCTACTGAATTTACTACTTTGCTGCTCGATAAATGTGGTATCGTCGTTCCCCCAGGGGTTGGCTATGGCGTGTCAGGTGAAGGTTATTTTAGAATTGCCCTCACCATCTGTGAGGAACGTTTGCATGAAGCTATTCAACGGATGCAGGATGCGGGAATTCGATATTCTTAG
- a CDS encoding STAS domain-containing protein, with translation MQAVLKCPKIQVIRPYGCLNATNALEFEQDLTKTLAKEDISSLWVDLADVESLDSSGLMALVSALKIAQNLGKGFQLYSVSPATRIIFELTQLNEIFEIFEHEAELVVGQLY, from the coding sequence ATGCAAGCAGTACTGAAGTGTCCGAAAATTCAGGTAATCCGTCCTTATGGCTGTCTGAATGCGACTAATGCTTTGGAATTTGAACAAGACTTAACCAAAACGCTGGCAAAGGAGGATATCTCAAGCTTGTGGGTGGATTTAGCAGATGTAGAATCCTTAGACAGCTCTGGACTGATGGCTTTAGTATCTGCACTGAAAATAGCTCAAAACCTGGGTAAGGGTTTTCAGCTTTACTCTGTTTCCCCAGCAACCAGGATTATTTTTGAGTTAACCCAACTCAACGAAATTTTTGAAATCTTTGAACACGAAGCAGAGTTGGTAGTCGGTCAATTATATTAA
- a CDS encoding TIGR03960 family B12-binding radical SAM protein has product MAVAFESLITPDILKPARYLGNERLAVHKPWNTAVIRWVLTYPEVYEVGASNLGHIILYNILNAQPRQLCDRAYLPGTDLAAKLRATNTPLFAVESKRSLSEFDILGFSLSYELGATNILEMLDLAGIPLTWQERSQSNYPLIFAGGQTATSNPEPYADFFDFFALGDGEELLSEIGLVLEEGKKAGLSRDNLLLDLAQIPGVYVPQFYQMTDMGSVQPLRPDVPKRILRRVATPIPAYSIGLVPYVETVHDRLTIEIRRGCTRGCRFCQPGMLTRPARDVEPEKVVDAIEQGMRATGYNEFSLLSLSCSDYLSLPAVGMEIKNRLRNENISLSLPSQRVDRFDENIANILGGTRQGGLTFAPEAGTQRMRDIINKGLTNEELLRGVKTAWEQGWDKIKLYFMIGLPGETDADVFGIAETVSWLQRECRERGRRPLNFNITISNFTPKPHTPFQWHSVATAEFKRKQGLLRQAFRQLRGVKVNFTDVRISAMEDFIGRGDRSLGKVVRRAWELGAGMDSWYEGLDKAFAAWESAIAQAGLDWKYRLVENGEWNLFYADALEGEEIKEEEGKSNLTQHSLDSPLPWDHIDTGIDKKWLQEDLKRALEAAIVPDCSFEGCSHCGVCGTDFGHNIVIEPPPIPEFAGEFVPNTTKSQRLRVWFGKQGDMALVSHLDLMRLLDRVVRRGSLPVTYTGGFHPNPRIVAASALALGATSSGEIVDFELTQLIEADAFVQKLVDELPPDIPIYRVEQIDLKSPAANQVLDRAEYVITVAASRKVNATQWQNWIDMILAKDEILSEQTTKSGKSHLVNLRSRLFELELVKTHESETEPTAVLRYVGSCRPDGVLLRPEQTLSMLEVVAGKEEFHLLHIHRNQLILAV; this is encoded by the coding sequence GTGGCTGTCGCATTTGAAAGTTTAATCACACCGGATATCTTAAAACCAGCCCGTTACTTGGGTAACGAACGTCTGGCAGTACACAAACCTTGGAATACCGCCGTCATACGCTGGGTGTTAACCTACCCGGAAGTCTATGAGGTCGGAGCATCCAACTTAGGGCATATCATTCTGTATAACATCTTGAATGCCCAACCAAGACAATTATGCGATCGCGCTTACCTCCCAGGGACAGACTTAGCAGCAAAACTCAGGGCTACAAATACACCCTTATTTGCTGTCGAGTCCAAGCGATCGCTAAGTGAATTTGATATTTTAGGTTTTAGTCTTAGTTATGAATTAGGAGCCACCAACATTTTGGAAATGTTGGACTTAGCAGGGATTCCTCTCACTTGGCAAGAACGCTCACAAAGCAATTACCCCCTGATTTTTGCTGGTGGACAAACAGCAACATCAAACCCGGAACCATACGCCGACTTCTTCGACTTTTTCGCATTAGGAGATGGGGAAGAACTCCTAAGCGAAATTGGTTTGGTATTAGAAGAAGGTAAAAAAGCAGGATTGAGTCGAGATAATCTCCTCCTCGATTTGGCGCAAATACCAGGCGTGTACGTGCCGCAATTTTACCAGATGACGGACATGGGGTCAGTTCAGCCTCTACGTCCAGATGTACCAAAACGAATTTTGCGGCGGGTGGCTACTCCCATACCCGCTTATTCTATTGGGCTAGTACCATACGTAGAAACTGTACATGATCGCTTGACAATAGAGATTCGCCGTGGATGCACTCGTGGCTGTCGCTTTTGTCAACCGGGAATGCTCACCCGACCAGCTAGGGATGTAGAACCAGAAAAAGTAGTGGACGCAATAGAGCAGGGGATGCGGGCAACTGGTTATAATGAATTTTCTTTGTTGTCCCTGAGTTGTTCCGATTATTTGTCCCTACCAGCCGTAGGGATGGAAATTAAAAATCGGTTAAGAAATGAAAATATTTCCTTGTCTCTCCCCAGTCAACGAGTAGATAGATTTGATGAAAACATTGCCAACATCCTGGGCGGTACACGGCAAGGCGGACTGACCTTTGCCCCAGAAGCCGGAACCCAAAGAATGCGGGATATCATCAATAAGGGTTTAACCAACGAAGAATTACTAAGAGGTGTAAAAACAGCCTGGGAACAAGGCTGGGATAAAATCAAGTTGTATTTTATGATTGGCTTACCGGGAGAAACAGATGCGGATGTTTTCGGGATTGCAGAAACGGTAAGTTGGCTACAGCGAGAATGTAGGGAAAGAGGCAGAAGACCCCTCAACTTCAACATTACAATTTCTAATTTCACACCCAAACCCCATACACCATTTCAGTGGCACTCTGTGGCGACTGCGGAATTTAAACGCAAGCAAGGCCTGTTGCGGCAAGCATTCCGCCAGCTACGAGGAGTAAAAGTCAACTTCACCGATGTCCGCATCTCAGCAATGGAGGACTTTATCGGTAGAGGCGATCGCTCCTTAGGTAAAGTAGTCCGTAGGGCTTGGGAATTAGGTGCAGGCATGGATTCCTGGTATGAGGGTCTAGATAAAGCTTTTGCAGCCTGGGAAAGTGCGATCGCTCAAGCTGGTCTAGATTGGAAATACCGCCTAGTAGAAAATGGTGAGTGGAATCTGTTTTATGCAGACGCTTTGGAAGGTGAAGAAATAAAGGAAGAAGAGGGAAAATCAAATCTCACTCAGCACTCCCTAGACTCTCCCCTCCCCTGGGATCATATAGATACAGGAATCGACAAAAAGTGGTTGCAAGAGGACTTAAAACGCGCTCTAGAAGCTGCCATTGTTCCAGACTGCTCATTTGAAGGTTGTTCTCACTGTGGTGTTTGCGGCACTGACTTTGGCCACAACATCGTCATCGAGCCGCCGCCAATTCCCGAATTTGCTGGTGAGTTTGTTCCCAATACCACCAAGTCCCAACGACTACGAGTTTGGTTCGGTAAACAAGGTGACATGGCTTTAGTCAGCCATTTGGATCTAATGCGTCTATTAGATCGAGTAGTCAGAAGAGGCAGTCTACCAGTTACTTATACTGGAGGATTTCATCCCAATCCCCGGATTGTTGCAGCTAGTGCTTTAGCCTTGGGAGCTACTAGCAGTGGTGAAATTGTGGATTTTGAATTAACTCAATTAATTGAAGCAGATGCTTTTGTGCAGAAACTAGTTGATGAACTGCCACCAGATATACCAATCTATCGTGTGGAACAGATAGATTTAAAATCCCCAGCCGCTAACCAAGTATTAGATAGGGCAGAATATGTAATTACGGTGGCAGCCTCAAGGAAGGTAAATGCTACACAATGGCAAAACTGGATCGATATGATTTTGGCAAAAGACGAAATCCTGTCCGAACAGACAACCAAATCTGGGAAAAGCCATTTAGTAAATCTGCGCTCACGTTTGTTTGAGTTGGAATTAGTTAAAACCCACGAAAGCGAAACTGAACCTACAGCCGTTTTGCGTTATGTAGGTAGCTGTCGCCCCGATGGTGTACTGTTGCGTCCCGAACAAACCCTATCTATGCTAGAAGTAGTAGCGGGTAAAGAAGAATTTCATCTTCTGCACATCCATCGCAATCAGCTAATTTTAGCGGTATAA
- a CDS encoding Rne/Rng family ribonuclease, translated as MPKQIIIAEQHQIAAVFSEDQIQELVVATGHHQIGDIYLGVVENVLPGIDAAFVNIGDPERNGFIHVTDLGPLRLKRTAAAITELLAPQQKVLVQVMKEPTGTKGPRLTGNITLPGRYVVLMPYGRGVNLSRRIKSESERNRLRALAILIKPAGMGLLVRTEAEGKPEEAIIEDLEVLQKQWEAIQQEAQSTRAPALLNRDDDFIQRVLRDMYGADVNRIVVDSSTGLKRVKQYLQNWSGGQTPQGLLIDHHRDRSPILEYFRINAAIREALKPRVDLPSGGYIIIEPTEALTVIDVNSGSFTRSATARETVLWTNCEAATEIARQLRLRNIAGVIVVDFIDMESRRDQLQVLEHFNKALRADKARPQIAQLTELGLVELTRKRQGQNIYELFGDTCPACGGLGHTVRLPGETENRLPTPAAEIPERFVSLPTREPRLPTARISEPRETYDGFGEAFENDSDLGALNLINHPSYQELNDNNKRRARTRRSRIGINGTNGKDEQRITANPLAFINESDLDLDGDVELSAPPELPTPNLGKSGWIERAERTKVIKTEPVKPVVEPPEIKTVEMTPEEQDIFALMGISPLIKLEQEVKNPKSVIINIVQPGQTPTIPTEITPEPVAKTTPSVEVSTPKVKLESKSVSVTATEPIKLTETTEESEVNAASTANRRRRRRSSASDSDTGEDS; from the coding sequence ATGCCAAAACAAATTATTATCGCGGAGCAGCATCAAATCGCTGCTGTATTTTCGGAAGACCAAATACAAGAACTCGTTGTAGCCACAGGCCATCATCAAATCGGTGATATCTACTTAGGTGTAGTAGAAAATGTATTACCAGGTATTGATGCAGCTTTTGTCAACATCGGAGATCCAGAACGTAATGGTTTTATTCATGTAACGGATTTAGGCCCTTTACGACTCAAGCGAACAGCAGCAGCAATTACGGAATTATTAGCACCACAACAAAAAGTTTTGGTGCAGGTAATGAAAGAGCCAACGGGAACAAAAGGCCCAAGGCTCACAGGTAATATCACTTTACCCGGACGTTATGTGGTACTGATGCCCTATGGTAGGGGTGTAAATTTATCGAGGCGGATTAAGAGTGAAAGTGAACGTAACCGTTTACGAGCATTAGCAATTTTAATTAAACCTGCTGGCATGGGTTTGCTGGTGCGTACAGAAGCAGAAGGCAAGCCAGAAGAAGCAATCATCGAAGATTTGGAAGTACTGCAAAAGCAATGGGAAGCCATTCAACAAGAGGCACAGTCAACTCGTGCGCCAGCACTCCTGAATCGGGACGATGATTTTATCCAGCGCGTATTACGTGATATGTATGGTGCGGATGTAAATCGGATTGTCGTCGATTCCAGTACTGGTTTGAAGCGAGTCAAACAGTATTTGCAGAACTGGAGTGGCGGTCAGACACCACAAGGATTGTTGATTGACCATCACCGCGATCGCTCCCCCATTTTAGAATATTTCCGGATCAATGCCGCAATTAGAGAAGCGCTCAAACCAAGAGTAGACCTACCTTCTGGCGGTTATATCATTATTGAGCCAACAGAAGCATTAACTGTCATAGATGTCAACTCAGGTTCCTTCACGCGATCGGCCACAGCCAGAGAAACTGTTTTGTGGACCAACTGTGAAGCCGCAACAGAAATTGCTCGTCAGCTACGTCTGCGGAATATCGCTGGGGTAATCGTCGTTGATTTTATTGACATGGAATCACGCCGTGACCAGTTACAAGTTCTCGAACACTTTAATAAAGCCCTCCGCGCAGATAAAGCTCGTCCCCAAATTGCCCAACTTACAGAGCTAGGTTTAGTAGAACTGACTCGCAAACGGCAAGGGCAAAATATTTATGAATTGTTTGGTGACACTTGCCCAGCCTGCGGTGGTTTAGGACATACAGTCCGCTTACCCGGAGAAACGGAGAACCGCTTACCTACTCCAGCAGCAGAAATTCCAGAACGTTTTGTATCTCTGCCTACACGAGAGCCTCGTTTACCAACTGCACGCATCAGCGAACCACGAGAAACCTACGATGGATTTGGTGAAGCGTTTGAAAACGACTCTGACTTGGGTGCTTTAAATTTAATTAATCATCCTAGCTATCAAGAACTGAACGATAACAATAAACGTCGCGCCCGTACCCGTCGCAGTCGGATTGGCATCAATGGTACAAATGGCAAAGATGAACAAAGAATTACTGCCAACCCACTAGCTTTTATCAATGAGTCAGATTTAGACCTTGATGGAGATGTTGAATTAAGCGCTCCACCAGAGTTACCCACACCCAACCTGGGAAAATCTGGCTGGATTGAAAGAGCAGAACGGACTAAGGTTATTAAAACAGAGCCAGTTAAGCCAGTGGTGGAACCACCGGAGATTAAGACTGTAGAAATGACTCCAGAAGAACAAGATATTTTTGCTCTTATGGGGATTTCTCCGCTAATTAAATTAGAGCAGGAGGTGAAAAATCCTAAATCCGTCATTATTAACATTGTTCAACCGGGACAAACACCAACTATACCGACTGAAATAACTCCGGAGCCGGTGGCTAAGACAACACCAAGCGTTGAAGTGAGTACACCAAAAGTAAAGCTGGAATCTAAGTCTGTGTCGGTAACGGCAACTGAACCAATAAAGTTGACAGAAACGACGGAAGAATCTGAAGTGAATGCCGCTAGCACTGCTAACCGTCGCCGTCGTCGTCGTTCTTCCGCTTCCGACTCAGATACGGGAGAGGATAGTTAA
- a CDS encoding ribonuclease HII: MMLKKAQTTDNLKLPISLNATGWLESSPDWSNISGLVAGVDEVGRGALFGPVVAASVILPASSFPQLMTAEIKDSKKLSHSRRVQLAQQISTLAIDWRIGYATTAEIDRINILQATLLAMRRSVKKLKLQPILCLVDGNQPVQDLPILQQTIVKGDERSLNIAAASIMAKVWRDDLIQRLSTKYPMYDLKSNKGYGSKKHLLALEKHGASPLHRQSFRPCQISLD, translated from the coding sequence ATGATGCTAAAGAAGGCGCAAACTACTGATAATCTAAAGTTGCCAATATCCCTAAATGCAACTGGTTGGCTGGAGTCCTCCCCTGATTGGTCGAATATTTCAGGCCTGGTGGCAGGAGTAGATGAAGTAGGTCGGGGCGCTCTCTTTGGGCCTGTAGTGGCAGCATCTGTTATACTACCAGCTAGCTCTTTTCCTCAGCTGATGACAGCTGAGATTAAAGATAGCAAGAAACTATCTCATTCTCGCAGAGTTCAGCTAGCGCAGCAAATTTCTACGCTAGCTATAGACTGGAGAATTGGTTATGCAACAACGGCTGAAATTGACCGAATTAATATTTTGCAGGCAACACTGTTAGCCATGAGACGGTCTGTAAAAAAGCTGAAATTACAGCCCATACTCTGTTTGGTGGATGGGAATCAACCAGTACAGGACTTGCCAATTTTACAACAAACTATTGTTAAGGGAGATGAGCGATCGCTCAATATTGCCGCGGCCAGCATCATGGCTAAAGTTTGGCGTGACGATTTGATACAGCGTCTATCAACCAAATATCCGATGTATGATTTAAAGAGTAACAAGGGATATGGTAGCAAAAAGCATTTGTTAGCTCTGGAAAAACACGGAGCTTCACCCTTACATCGTCAGTCGTTCCGCCCTTGTCAAATATCACTTGACTAG
- a CDS encoding DUF1997 domain-containing protein — translation MATKFTASQSVEIAVPQQPIPIQHYLRQPQRLVNALVDQRRIQQLSEEVFRLKMRPLNFMSLSIQPTVDMRVWAESNGTIYLRSVGCEILGFEYINQRFSLNLRGYLSPYQLNTATRLEGRADLQVQVDLPPPFSLTPKSILETTGNGLLKSVLLTVKQRLLHQLLVDYRQWVISQTQEQALANNDPQLPIFNIE, via the coding sequence ATGGCTACCAAGTTCACTGCCTCACAATCGGTAGAAATTGCTGTACCACAGCAGCCTATTCCTATTCAGCACTACTTGCGTCAGCCCCAACGTCTAGTTAATGCTTTGGTAGATCAAAGGCGTATTCAGCAACTTTCTGAGGAAGTGTTTCGGCTGAAAATGCGCCCTTTAAATTTCATGTCCTTGAGTATTCAACCTACTGTAGACATGAGAGTTTGGGCAGAATCGAACGGAACAATTTACCTGCGATCAGTAGGTTGCGAAATTCTTGGTTTTGAGTACATTAACCAGCGTTTCTCTCTCAATCTAAGAGGGTATTTGTCGCCATATCAATTAAATACTGCTACTCGCCTAGAAGGTAGGGCTGATTTACAAGTGCAGGTGGATTTACCACCTCCTTTCTCTCTAACACCCAAGTCAATTTTAGAGACTACTGGTAATGGTTTGCTCAAAAGTGTCTTATTAACCGTAAAGCAAAGATTGTTGCATCAACTATTAGTGGACTATCGTCAATGGGTCATTTCCCAAACCCAAGAACAAGCTTTAGCTAATAATGATCCTCAATTGCCAATTTTCAATATAGAGTAG
- the pheA gene encoding prephenate dehydratase: MTLSVAHLGPPGTYAEQATIFYVKWLSHSSGLEASLRPYSSIAQSLQALAQGETQLAVVPVENSIEGSVTMTMDTMWQLDSLQIQSALILPIAHALISCADSLDGIKTVYSHPQALAQCQGWLRAFLPNVQLIPSNSTTEALEKLEYDLSIGAIASSRAAELYNLPILASRINDYAENCTRFWVISQAESDITHQLPLQKLTHTSIAFSVPANVPGALLKTLQVFAHLDINLSRIESRPTKRSLGEYLFFIDLEADVNTPQMKSALLELTTYTEVLKIFGSYSVLSANDQ; the protein is encoded by the coding sequence ATGACATTATCTGTTGCTCATTTAGGGCCACCTGGTACTTATGCAGAACAAGCTACTATTTTTTATGTAAAATGGCTGAGTCACAGTAGTGGACTAGAAGCTAGTTTACGTCCTTATTCCAGCATTGCTCAGTCGCTCCAAGCTCTAGCTCAAGGAGAAACTCAATTAGCTGTTGTGCCTGTAGAAAATTCTATTGAAGGCAGTGTCACCATGACAATGGATACAATGTGGCAGCTAGATAGTTTGCAAATTCAGTCAGCTTTAATCTTGCCCATTGCTCATGCTTTAATTTCTTGTGCCGATAGTTTAGATGGGATAAAAACGGTTTATTCTCATCCCCAAGCTCTAGCCCAGTGTCAAGGTTGGCTAAGAGCGTTTCTTCCTAATGTGCAACTGATTCCTAGTAATTCAACAACTGAGGCGCTGGAAAAACTAGAGTATGATTTGTCAATAGGGGCGATCGCTTCCAGTAGAGCTGCTGAACTTTATAATTTACCCATACTAGCAAGTCGTATTAATGACTATGCAGAAAACTGTACTCGCTTTTGGGTAATCAGTCAGGCAGAATCTGATATTACCCATCAATTGCCTTTACAAAAACTCACTCACACTTCTATTGCTTTTAGCGTACCTGCCAACGTGCCTGGTGCATTGCTCAAAACACTGCAAGTTTTTGCCCACTTGGATATTAACTTGAGTCGAATTGAGTCTCGTCCAACAAAGCGATCGCTGGGCGAGTATTTATTTTTTATTGATTTAGAAGCTGATGTCAATACACCACAGATGAAATCTGCTTTGCTTGAATTAACTACTTACACAGAAGTCTTAAAAATTTTTGGTAGTTACAGTGTACTTTCAGCTAACGATCAATAG
- a CDS encoding LON peptidase substrate-binding domain-containing protein, with the protein MTSSSRIAVRELPLFPLPEVVLFPTRPLPLHIFEFRYRIMMNTILESDRRFGVLMVDPVKGTIANVGCCAEIIHYQRLPDDRMKMLTLGQQRFRVLEYVREKPYRVGLVEWLEDHPPAKDLRPLATDVEQLLRDVVRLSAKITEQNIEIPEELPDLPTELSYWVASNLYGVAGEQQSLLEMQDTAARLEREAEILTTTRNHLAARSVLKDTFNPKL; encoded by the coding sequence ATGACATCTTCTTCTAGAATTGCCGTCCGCGAACTACCTCTGTTCCCGTTACCCGAAGTAGTTCTGTTTCCTACCAGACCATTGCCCCTGCATATATTTGAATTCCGCTACCGAATCATGATGAACACGATTTTGGAAAGCGATCGCAGGTTCGGGGTCTTGATGGTTGACCCAGTAAAAGGCACAATTGCGAACGTAGGCTGCTGTGCAGAAATTATTCACTATCAACGTCTACCAGATGACCGCATGAAAATGTTGACTCTGGGACAACAAAGATTCCGTGTCTTAGAATACGTACGGGAAAAACCCTACCGTGTCGGTTTAGTGGAATGGTTAGAAGACCATCCACCAGCAAAGGATTTGCGCCCTTTGGCAACGGATGTAGAGCAACTGCTGCGTGATGTTGTTCGTCTTTCAGCTAAAATTACAGAACAAAATATAGAGATTCCTGAAGAATTGCCAGATTTACCCACAGAATTATCTTACTGGGTGGCCAGCAACTTATATGGAGTAGCGGGAGAGCAGCAATCATTACTGGAAATGCAAGATACTGCTGCTCGCCTAGAACGAGAAGCAGAAATTTTAACTACCACTCGCAATCATTTGGCAGCTCGTTCTGTTTTGAAAGATACATTTAACCCAAAGCTCTAA
- the rpsJ gene encoding 30S ribosomal protein S10: MATLQQQKIRIRLQAFDRRLLDTSCEKIVDTANRTNATAIGPIPLPTKRKIYCVLRSPHVDKDSREHFETRTHRRIIDIYQPSSKTIDALMKLDLPSGVDIEVKL, translated from the coding sequence ATGGCAACTCTACAGCAGCAGAAGATTAGAATCCGTTTACAAGCTTTTGACCGTCGTTTATTAGATACATCTTGCGAGAAGATCGTTGACACAGCTAACCGTACTAACGCTACAGCCATAGGCCCAATTCCCTTACCCACAAAACGGAAGATATACTGCGTGCTGCGATCGCCCCACGTAGATAAGGATTCCCGCGAACATTTTGAAACCCGTACTCACCGCCGGATTATCGACATTTACCAGCCTTCATCTAAAACCATCGATGCGCTGATGAAGCTGGATTTACCATCTGGTGTAGATATTGAAGTAAAGCTTTAA